In the genome of Palaemon carinicauda isolate YSFRI2023 chromosome 20, ASM3689809v2, whole genome shotgun sequence, one region contains:
- the LOC137659697 gene encoding uncharacterized protein, with protein sequence MELKSGEMECKQSRPVEDILGKPNEEMDQIPNSSNSLEDVRREKDALVRMLVGQRQEKEAIAAQKEELKTKVQELTERCDHQEAQLEWQDLEILRMDRPLEVLHRQLLIFKKMTKDLSLAIMDLDEEKASLEDLLEWRNSECQDMSCLLLEQNEELVELERETEIWRFVSRRWHQEKLHLIGYIVWQKQEIAEKDDLIQYQQEQQQIISTKCNQQFSKLRELREEVLCHSKECQTLKDDLLKQSGTLCVVTKQNEELQMQVNLLDENTERLQKLALEE encoded by the coding sequence ATGGAACTCAAAAGCGGAGAAATGGAATGCAAGCAGAGTCGTCCAGTCGAAGACATTCTGGGAAAACCAAACGAAGAAATGGATCAAATTCCAAATTCTTCAAACTCCCTGGAAGATGTAAGGCGTGAGAAGGATGCGCTGGTTCGGATGCTGGTCGGCCAGAGGCAGGAAAAAGAAGCTATCGCTGCCCAGAAGGAAGAGCTGAAGACCAAAGTCCAAGAGCTGACTGAAAGGTGTGACCATCAAGAGGCCCAGCTGGAATGGCAAGATCTGGAAATCCTCCGTATGGACCGTCCTCTCGAGGTCCTTCATAGACAGTTGCTGATCTTCAAGAAGATGACGAAGGACCTGTCTTTGGCTATCATGGATCTGGATGAAGAGAAAGCCTCGCTAGAAGATCTTCTCGAATGGCGAAATTCCGAATGCCAGGATATGTCCTGTTTACTTCTGGAGCAGAATGAAGAACTGGTGGAACTGGAAAGGGAAACTGAGATCTGGCGTTTTGTAAGTCGAAGATGGCACCAAGAGAAGCTCCACTTGATTGGCTACATTGTCTGGCAGAAGCAGGAAATAGCAGAAAAGGATGACCTCATTCAAtaccaacaagaacaacaacagatTATTTCAACGAAATGTAACCAGCAATTCTCAAAGTTACGAGAACTGAGAGAGGAGGTCCTCTGTCACAGCAAAGAGTGCCAGACTTTGAAAGATGATCTTTTGAAACAGAGTGGAACTCTGTGTGTTGTAACTAAACAGAATGAGGAGTTGCAAATGCAAGTAAATCTTTTGGATGAAAACACCGAGAGGTTGCAGAAGCTGGCTTTGGAAGAGTAG
- the LOC137659698 gene encoding uncharacterized protein — translation MEKLKKTRTTCRGWVTRASKALSDLLESSTTTISQFEYAIKEYNQRLAKLDEVQEALEIEVAEEELEQLLDEAHEFRTISVQPRIQAEDQIRKLAAAACPGSKAGSISGQSDITNVKLPKLELPKFSGEVTQWQSFWDQYNSHIDATDLPVISKFTYLLSLLEGDARNVVKGLAHTSANYQVACKLLKERYHKPERIIFAHVQALLNGEVNINVSGPKGVAQLWKLRDDILIHIRSLEALGITGKQCEVFLTPIILSRLPSELRLEWARDGDGHESDLDWLLTFLDKEISRLERFEAFKGKSSIEVKKIENKSSKDKVYSAAALHASSKQENTMCSFCAKKHKSENCYGVLELSGKERGEKIRSLGLCFKCLKSGHMSRDCKARTRCTKCNGAHSTLMCGVRLEMNLKKEESEAKEGAIGSDKPGDVALLTGQGGNCTILQTAKVQVSGSDGTVVTAQVMFDNGADRSYISSKFVKKCKPQWITSAPMPYSSFGGHSSGKNEHRNVYELKLWDSDKKVVRIIAAEIPRICQPLVRPIVPDSVLNSFSHVVLADDYHHDSPIEIDILIGLDFYWTLISPVDAFQINHVVAMKSLFGYVLSGRLYKTNDSCTYSVPQLLCISSVSDSDLCNFWDLETVGVKPREFVESYSETKVFKEFESTVKFVNGRYEVALPWKDDSAKERLLNNVVIAHKRLGRLMVKLEHDKELKKEYQKVFDSYESDHIIEEVPRQEISGVNPVYYMPHRPVVKLSSSSTKIRPVFDASASCYNGVSLNDCLSSGPSLNPDLVEVLIRFRRWPIAVTADIRKAFLQISVQEKDRDVHRFLWPRDDGTIRHMRFTRVPFGNTASPFLLNATIKHHLDKYPPNSVVQDLKANMYTDNWLSGADSAVEAADKFCEARSILADASMDLTKLVSNSLLITSQLCDKVPFINSDEPNTVLGLKWCNSLDSFSFDGINSDSFVEVVCTKRSILSVIAKIFDPLGLISPYVMYGKILFQELWKLGLTWDQEMPSELKLKFQRWLLSSEHFKNYQIDRCYFSPKAWGKLSHMELHGFGDASEKGYGACVYLRVPVENGSYKVSLVSSKSRVAPIKTITLPRLELMGCLLCSRLVNFVKNTLNLDNCVRVRCWTDSTIALSWIQRDVSKKDLFVANRVKEIRELTPPSCWQHCVSKDNPADLITRGLLADKLVDSTMWLYGPSMLKESQYQEREGNPVKYKDEIGIESTAVCLNVQGMPDNPLIDLDRYSKLSKVLRVTAYVLRFIINCRNSNNKVAGPLITEEIDFAKLKLIYCIQREMFSAEIKVLLGKKAIPQWSKLRNLDPFLDDKGLIRIRGRLEFSNLEYDTKHPVIIPKGQLAKLLIRFQHRFLKHAGVDTVISSLRNNFWIIGMRRLAKTVIKECLSCRWHDSKPCSQPVAPLPKERIRASPPFDVTGLDYAGPLFCADCPSKKFYVLLFTCGVVRAVHLELTESLSLPDCLLAIRRFVARRSLPSVIYSDNAKTFVAARYEVQRLYGHLAPKWNFIAPRAPWWGGWWERLIRSVKLALRKTLNLNYVSKSELETILVEIESCINSRPLTYVSDELDSIHYLTPSHFILGRAPHCKSLINVEPCKVTSRDLNEREVLRNKNLEHFWKIWSNNYITNLPQVVKGFNKKCDLSKGDLVLIKEDNLPRLKWPLGVIVNVFKGRDGLVRSVRLKTKKGEMTRPIQRLYNLEVGRSEDLITTDASCDDFERDVCDNPQMPIHTVSDEDVFPKSKSGRVIKPPTKLDL, via the coding sequence ATGGAGAAGTTAAAGAAGACTAGGACTACATGTAGAGGGTGGGTGACAAGAGCTTCCAAGGCACTGAGTGACCTTTTGGAGTCTTCCACCACAACTATTAGTCAATTTGAGTATGCTATCAAGGAATACAACCAGAGACTAGCTAAGTTGGATGAAGTCCAAGAAGCATTAGAAATTGAGGTAGCTGAAGAAGAACTAGAACAACTTTTGGATGAAGCCCATGAGTTTAGAACAATAAGTGTGCAGCCTAGGATAcaagctgaagaccagataaggaAGTTAGCAGCAGCAGCGTGTCCTGGTTCTAAAGCTGGCAGTATAAGTGGACAGTCCGATATCACCAATGTCAAGTTACCCAAGCTGGAGCTACCGAAGTTTAGTGGTGAAGTGACCCAATGGCAGTCCTTCTGGGATCAATATAATTCCCACATCGATGCAACAGACCTTCCAGTGATTAGTAAGTTCACTTATTTGCTGTCTTTGCTGGAGGGAGATGCCAGGAATGTAGTGAAGGGACTAGCTCATACCAGTGCTAATTACCAGGTTGCCTGCAAACTACTGAAGGAACGCTACCACAAGCCAGAAAGGATTATTTTTGCTCATGTCCAGGCATTGTTAAATGGTGAGGTCAACATTAATGTCAGCGGACCCAAGGGTGTGGCACAGCTGTGGAAATTAAGAGATGACATTCTAATACACATCCGCAGTTTGGAGGCGCTAGGCATCACAGGAAAACAATGTGAAGTGTTTCTTACACCTATCATCCTCTCCCGTTTGCCAAGTGAACTGCGGCTAGAGTGGGCCAGGGATGGTGATGGACATGAGAGTGATTTAGATTGGTTATTGACATTCTTAGACAAGGAAATTTCAAGATTAGAAAGGTTTGAAGCTTTTAAGGGAAAGAGTAGTAttgaagtaaagaaaattgaaaataagagttcTAAAGACAAGGTGTATTCAGCCGCAGCCCTTCATGCTTCGTCCAAGCAAGAAAACACAATGTGCAGCTTCTGTGCCAAGAAGCACAAATCGGAAAACTGTTATGGTGTGCTAGAATTGAGTGGAAAGGAGCGAGGTGAAAAAATAAGAAGTTTAGGCCTATGTTTCAAGTGTTTGAAGAGTGGACACATGTCAAGAGACTGTAAAGCTCGTACAAGGTGTACAAAGTGTAACGGTGCCCATTCTACCTTAATGTGTGGCGTTAGGCTGGAAATGAACCTTAAGAAGGAGGAAAGTGAAGCAAAGGAAGGTGCTATTGGCAGTGACAAGCCTGGCGATGTGGCACTTCTAACAGGGCAAGGTGGTAACTGTACCATTTTACAAACTGCCAAAGTTCAGGTGAGTGGTAGTGATGGTACTGTTGTCACTGCTCAGGTAATGTTTGATAATGGTGCAGACAGGTCTTATATTAGTAGCAAATTTGTGAAGAAGTGTAAACCACAATGGATCACTAGTGCACCTATGCCATACTCTAGTTTTGGTGGTCATAGCAGTGGAAAAAATGAACACAGAAATGTTTATGAGTTAAAGTTGTGGGACTCTGACAAGAAAGTGGTACGTATTATTGCTGCGGAGATTCCCAGAATATGTCAACCCTTGGTTAGGCCTATTGTACCAGATTCAGTGCTTAACTCTTTCTCTCATGttgtattagctgatgattaccaccaTGATTCTCCCATTGAGATTGATATACTGATTGGTCTAGATTTCTACTGGACACTGATTTCTCCTGTAGATGCCTTCCAAATTAACCATGTCGTAGCCATGAAGTCTCTCTTTGGTTATGTCTTGAGTGGCAGGCTGTATAAAACCAATGACTCTTGTACCTACTCTGTACCACAATTATTGTGTATCTCCTCTGTTTCAGATTCAGATTTGTGTAATTTTTGGGATTTGGAAACTGTAGGGGTTAAGCCTAGGGAATTTGTTGAAAGTTATAGTGAAACCAAAGTTTTCAAAGAATTTGAGAGTACTGTGAAGTTTGTGAATGGTCGCTATGAGGTTGCACTGCCATGGAAGGATGATTCTGCTAAGGAAAGGCTTTTAAATAATGTTGTCATAGCCCATAAAAGGTTAGGTAGGCTAATGGTTAAGTTAGAACACGATAAGGAGCTTAAGAAAGAATATCAAAAAGTGTTTGATAGTTATGAGTCAGATCACATAATAGAAGAGGTACCAAGGCAGGAAATTTCAGGAGTGAATCCTGTGTACTATATGCCTCATCGTCCAGTAGTTAAATTAAGTAGTTCAAGTACTAAGATAAGACCTGTGTTTGATGCCTCTGCCTCTTGTTACAATGGTGTATCATTGAATGACTGTTTGTCCTCAGGCCCATCACTCAACCCTGACTTGGTTGAGGTACTCATTCGTTTTCGTCGTTGGCCCATTGCTGTTACAGCTGATATAAGAAAGGCCTTTTTGCAAATTAGTGTacaagagaaagacagagatgttcatAGATTTTTGTGGCCAAGAGATGATGGTACAATACGGCACATGAGATTCACACGTGTACCCTTTGGTAACACAGCGAGCCCATTTCTGTTAAATGCCACAATCAAACATCATTTGGATAAGTATCCCCCAAATAGTGTAGTGCAAGATTTGAAGGCTAACATGTATACAGACAATTGGTTGAGTGGTGCGGATTCTGCTGTAGAAGCAGCTGATAAATTTTGTGAAGCCCGTAGCATTTTAGCTGATGCTAGTATGGACCTTACAAAACTTGTATCAAATAGTTTGCTAATTACTTCTCAGTTATGTGACAAGGTACCCTTTATAAATTCTGATGAACCCAATACTGTATTAGGCCTGAAGTGGTGTAACTCACTGGACAGTTTCTCCTTTGATGGCATAAACTCAGATTCCTTTGTAGAAGTAGTCTGTACTAAGCGAAGTATCCTTAGTGTGATAGCCAAGATTTTTGACCCTTTAGGGTTAATCAGTCCATATGTTATGTATGGCAAGATACTTTTTCAGGAACTCTGGAAACTGGGTTTGACTTGGGATCAAGAAATGCCATCAGAGTTGAAGCTAAAGTTTCAAAGATGGCTCCTTAGTAGTGAGCATTTTAAGAATTATCAGATAGATAGATGTTATTTTTCACCAAAGGCCTGGGGGAAGCTTAGTCATATGGAACTACATGGGTTTGGTGATGCCTCTGAAAAGGGCTATGGGGCTTGTGTGTACCTGCGAGTGCCTGTGGAGAACGGCTCATACAAGGTGTCATTAGTGTCCTCTAAGTCAAGAGTTGCTCCCATAAAGACAATTACATTGCCGAGGTTAGAACTCATGGGATGTCTTTTGTGTTCACGATTAGTCAACTTTGTGAAGAATACCCTTAACCTAGATAACTGTGTTAGAGTTAGGTGTTGGACAGATTCTACCATTGCTCTGTCATGGATTCAAAGAGATGTTAGTAAGAAGGACCTATTTGTAGCTAATCGGGTAAAGGAAATCCGAGAGTTAACACCTCCCAGTTGCTGGCAACATTGTGTAAGTAAGGACAATCCAGCTGACCTGATAACACGAGGTCTGTTGGCAGACAAGCTTGTGGATAGTACTATGTGGCTCTATGGGCCTAGTATGTTAAAAGAATCCCAATACCAGGAAAGGGAAGGTAACCCAGTTAAGTATAAAGATGAAATAGGCATAGAAAGTACTGCTGTCTGTCTTAATGTACAAGGCATGCCAGACAACCCGTTGATAGATTTAGATCGATACAGTAAATTAAGCAAGGTGTTGAGAGTTACAGCTTATGTCTTAAGATTTATCATAAATTgtagaaatagtaataacaaagTGGCAGGCCCTCTCATTACTGAAGAGATCGATTTTGCTAAGTTGAAGTTGATTTACTGCATCCAAAGAGAAATGTTTTCTGCAGAAATAAAGGTACTTTTGGGTAAAAAGGCTATCCCTCAATGGTCTAAATTAAGAAATCTTGACCCCTTTCTAGATGATAAAGGCTTAATAAGAATTAGGGGACGTCTTGAGTTTTCTAACTTGGAATATGACACTAAACATCCTGTTATAATTCCAAAGGGTCAATTGGCTAAACTGTTGATCAGATTTCAGCACAGGTTTTTAAAGCATGCAGGTGTGGATACCGTAATTTCATCCCTACGAAATAACTTTTGGATTATAGGAATGAGGAGATTAGCTAAGACAGTAATAAAGGAATGTTTAAGTTGCCGTTGGCATGATTCAAAACCTTGTAGTCAGCCTGTGGCTCCATTACCTAAAGAAAGAATAAGGGCTTCTCCACCCTTTGATGTCACAGGCTTAGATTATGCAGGCCCCCTCTTTTGTGCTGATTGTCCTAGTAAGAAATTTTATGTATTGTTGTTCACTTGTGGTGTTGTAAGAGCTGTACACCTAGAGCTTACAGAATCTTTATCCTTGCCTGACTGCTTATTGGCTATAAGAAGATTTGTTGCCAGGAGAAGTTTACCTAGTGTTATATATTCAGATAATGCAAAGACTTTTGTAGCTGCTAGGTATGAAGTACAAAGGCTGTATGGCCACTTGGCTCCCAAATGGAACTTTATTGCCCCTCGTGCTCCCTGGTGGGGGGGCTGGTGGGAGAGACTCATTAGGTCAGTTAAGCTTGCCTTGAGAAAGACACTGAATCTGAACTATGTAAGTAAGAGTGAATTAGAAACTATACTAGTAGAAATAGAGTCCTGTATTAATTCCAGACCATTGACCTATGTGAGTGATGAACTTGATTCCATTCATTATCTCACTCCATCACATTTTATCCTAGGAAGAGCCCCACAttgtaaatccttaataaatgttgAGCCATGTAAGGTGACTTCCAGGGACTTGAATGAAAGAGAAGTTTTAAGAAACAAGAACCTAGAACATTTTTGGAAAATTTGGAGTAACAATTATATAACCAATTTGCCTCAAGTTGTTAAAGGATTCAATAAAAAATGTGATTTGTCTAAGGGTGACCTTGTGTTGATAAAGGAGGATAACCTTCCTAGATTGAAGTGGCCTCTTGGGGttattgtaaatgtttttaaaggtaGAGATGGACTTGTAAGAAGTGTAAGGCTCAAAACTAAAAAGGGAGAAATGACTAGACCCATTCAAAGATTGTATAATCTTGAAGTAGGTAGATCTGAAGATTTGATTACTACTGATGCATCCTGTGATGATTTTGAGAGAGATGTATGTGATAATCCTCAAATGCCTATCCATACTGTTAGTGATGAGGATGTATTTCCAAAGTCTAAGTCTGGTAGAGTAATTAAGCCTCCTACTAAGTTAGATTTATAA